ACACTGTCTCATCTGTCAAAGCAGTAATACCAGCGACTTCCGTGTCTTGCTCGATACGCACCCGTCTCACCGACGGACCGATACCATGGCCACCACCGTCCTTGCTGACCTGGCAGTCTTGTTACACAAAATCTCGCATGAAGTGGACACGGCAGAAATCAACGGCAAGCTCAAAGATGTCTACTCCATCCTCGAACCGACCATTGCGGAGTTCAAACGACTCGGCGCCAAGGCCAGACTGCACGATGTCCCCGACGCACTCTGGAAGTCTCTGACCCAaaccatcaccacaatcATGACTCTGTGTGAGCAGCGTGGTTTGGAGAAAGAGCGACAGATGTGGGCTTCAAAATGGGCCACGTTCAAGCAGTCCTACCAAAAGGGCAAGGCCGCCTTAGCCGAGGAGCGCAGGCGGTGCGACAATCTCAAGTCCGAAGTCGATGCTCTTCGTGACCAGCTCAAAGATCTGCAAACCGCGGGTTCGAATATGTCTGAGAGTCGCAAATTGGCAGACGAAGAACATCTCGCAAGACACATGCAGCATCTCAGCGACGccaacaacgacaagatCAAAGCGATCGcggagattgagaagctcaaggccaGCGAGCAGATTGCAGAGCTCAAGTTCAACATGGTCTCAAAAGAACGTGACGAAGCGCTCAATCATGTTGCAAAGCTACAGTCGCAACTGGTATCCAAGGATGAGGAGCTGACAGAAGTCCTGGGCCGTGTCAAGTCCGACGCCACCCAGACTCAGATGGCTTTGTCTGACGCCGAAGCTCAGCTGGCCCAAATGGATAAGGAGATACAGACCATGCGATCCCAATTGACCAGTAAGGAAAATGAGGTTCATGACCTGCAGGCCCGACTGGACCATACACTGGAGCAGAACACAtccattgccaaggagctggaggataCCAAAGATAAGGCGATACAACTACAGGCCAGCTTGGAGGACTTTTCCTCCCGTGAGTCTCAGTTCCAACAGTTCCGCAGGAGTCCCCACGACCTCAATATGGCTCCTCTTGGCCATATACAGCAACTGCATCCCAACATGCACTCGCCCTCTACTGGAACCCCTCCTTCTCTGCTTCATTCAATTCAACACACTCCACCTTCGCATGCATTCCCTATGCAACACACGCCACCTCCGCATTTGCAAGCTAACCATCATTACCAATCAACACCACCTCGTCATGGCTCATACCACCAGTCGTCGCCTCTTCACAGTGCATACCACGGGACGCCGCCTCTTCACAGCTCCTACTACCAGTCGCCGTCTCCGAACCACGTCTACAATCAAGCTTTCTCGCCATGTGTTGGCCAGGGATCTCCTTACGGCGGTCAAACATCAGCTCATGGATACCCAAATAAGGGTCCCCCTCGACCCCGAACGAATGGAAGGGACGGAACGTCGAGACCACAGACTGCTCACAGTATTGCCAACCAACAGCACCAGGAGCCCCTCGAGGGCTACTTTACTGATCAACCTAGTCCGTTTGTGGACCAGCCGTCTCAGAAGCATAACCGCCCGGTATCGAAAGGGGTCCGATGGCCTGATAATCTCCCAGACACGCCTTTGATGACGATGAACCGCGGTGATAAATGCGAGAACAAAAGGCCGAGCACAAGCCACTCAGACAGCGCCGGTATCGTCGAAGCCACCCCTGTCAAGACCAAGTCGAGTCCTTCCAAGGAGAATGTTAGCCCTGCCAAGCCTGGCACGAGTCCCTCCAAGGCCTCTCCCACAAAGTACGGTACTCTGAAGAGGAAACTTAGGGGGATTCGTAGGCCTCCCTACGGGTACATGACAGGAACATCCGGTGGAACCGTGACAGCGGAGGCTGCGCTCCGTCTCGACCATCCCATTGTTTCGTGGGAAGGTCCCTACTTTCATTCCCGCTCCCGCTTTGGCCCAGTCCCAGCGTTTTTGGATGAGCGGCTGGAGACGATGAAGCAAGATCTCAGTCCTTCTCTCGTCGCCCTGATGTGGAGCAAAAGTTGTCGACGAGCCTTGCGTCGCAGGCCTGAAGGGCCGGGTGGAGTAAATATCGAATCGCTTAAGCCTTTGCAATTTGAAAAGACCAAGATGAAACTGGCAGATGGGCTCGGAGACCGCATGTGTCTGGGTTCCTTAACTTGGCCAGTGCAGATTCATGTCAATTAGATGAGCAAGTTGCTAGTTAAAAGATATGTGGGTGTATGTATGCCGTtgctgtacatactagTACAGCATGTTATATAACGATATGTGATTACTGTTCttcatctcatctccacTCAGGTCAGAGGTCGTCAACTGTAATTACAGTGCTGTATCTAAAGTAACCAAAAGCTCCCCATATTCTTTATTCTCTTTTGGAGACTTCTAGAGGAAGCCCCCGGCAATGGAGATTCGGTTCTCCTTGGTTCCGTAGACGGAGAGCTCCTTGGTAAGAGACCGGTGTAGCAGAACACACCAATCGCAACTGTTCTGTTCGTTCTCGAGAAAGAATACGTTGGTCCGGCAGACGAGCAACTGAGCGCGCGTGTCAGAAGGGCTCAGTATATCCTGGGCGATTTGGAGCTGATGTTTC
The Yarrowia lipolytica chromosome 1A, complete sequence genome window above contains:
- a CDS encoding uncharacterized protein (Compare to YALI0A05203g, no similarity), encoding MATTVLADLAVLLHKISHEVDTAEINGKLKDVYSILEPTIAEFKRLGAKARLHDVPDALWKSLTQTITTIMTLCEQRGLEKERQMWASKWATFKQSYQKGKAALAEERRRCDNLKSEVDALRDQLKDLQTAGSNMSESRKLADEEHLARHMQHLSDANNDKIKAIAEIEKLKASEQIAELKFNMVSKERDEALNHVAKLQSQLVSKDEELTEVLGRVKSDATQTQMALSDAEAQLAQMDKEIQTMRSQLTSKENEVHDLQARLDHTLEQNTSIAKELEDTKDKAIQLQASLEDFSSRESQFQQFRRSPHDLNMAPLGHIQQLHPNMHSPSTGTPPSLLHSIQHTPPSHAFPMQHTPPPHLQANHHYQSTPPRHGSYHQSSPLHSAYHGTPPLHSSYYQSPSPNHVYNQAFSPCVGQGSPYGGQTSAHGYPNKGPPRPRTNGRDGTSRPQTAHSIANQQHQEPLEGYFTDQPSPFVDQPSQKHNRPVSKGVRWPDNLPDTPLMTMNRGDKCENKRPSTSHSDSAGIVEATPVKTKSSPSKENVSPAKPGTSPSKASPTKYGTLKRKLRGIRRPPYGYMTGTSGGTVTAEAALRLDHPIVSWEGPYFHSRSRFGPVPAFLDERLETMKQDLSPSLVALMWSKSCRRALRRRPEGPGGVNIESLKPLQFEKTKMKLADGLGDRMCLGSLTWPVQIHVN
- a CDS encoding uncharacterized protein (Compare to YALI0A05225g, no similarity) translates to MRLVPNALFCPSDTRAQLLVCRTNVFFLENEQNSCDWCVLLHRSLTKELSVYGTKENRISIAGGFL